A single genomic interval of Paralichthys olivaceus isolate ysfri-2021 chromosome 7, ASM2471397v2, whole genome shotgun sequence harbors:
- the far1 gene encoding fatty acyl-CoA reductase 1 isoform X3: MVNIPDYFAGKNVLITGATGFIGKVLLEKLLRSCPEVKTVFVMVRSKAGQCPKDRIADMINCKLFERLQDEQPDFAVKIVAVNSDLTLPELDLSKEDQSILAENVNVVFHCAATIRFNEPLKDAMQLNVLATQKMLALAHRMKQLEVFLHISTAYANCDQELIEEVVYSPPVDYRRLIDTLDWMDDELVSALTPKLIGERPNTYTYTKALAEYLVQQEAGDINVAIVRPSIVGASWKEPFPGWIDNFNGPSGIFIAAGKGILRTMRASNDAVADLVPVDVVINATLAAAWFSGSQRPKNIMVYNCTTGGINPFHWGEVEYHVISTFKRNPLEQAFRRPNVNLTSNHLINQYWIAVSHKAPAFLYDLYLRLIGREPRMMKTITRLHRAMMVLEYFTSHSWVWNTDNVAMLLAQMSPEDKKVFNFDVRQLHWAEYMENYCMGTKKYVLNEELSGLPAARKHLNKLRNIRYTFNTVLVVLIWRVFIARSQMARNIWYFVVSLCFKFLSYFRASSTMR; the protein is encoded by the exons ATGGTGAACATCCCAGATTACTTTGCAGGGAAAAATGTGCTGATCACTGGAGCAACTGGCTTCATTGGCAAG GTGCTGCTGGAGAAGCTGCTGAGGTCATGCCCAGAGgtcaaaactgtgtttgtgatgGTCAGGTCAAAAGCTGGCCAGTGTCCCAAGGACCGCATCGCTGACATGATCAACTGCAAG TTGTTTGAAAGGTTACAAGACGAGCAGCCGGACTTTGCAGTGAAGATCGTTGCGGTGAACAGTGACCTCACGCTGCCGGAGCTGGATCTGAGTAAAGAGGATCAGAGCATCCTGGCTGAAAACGTCAACGTCGTCTTCCACTGTGCCGCCACCATCCGCTTTAATGAGCCGCTCAA AGATGCGATGCAGCTGAACGTCCTGGCCACACAGAAGATGCTGGCACTGGCCCACAGGATGAAGCAGCTGGAGGTCTTCCTCCACATCTCCACAGCGTACGCCAACTGTGACCAAGAACTCATCGAAGAAGTCGTCTACTCTCCACCCGTCGACTACCGGAGACTCATCGATACTCTGGA CTGGATGGACGATGAACTGGTTTCCGCGCTGACTCCCAAGCTGATTGGAGAACGTCCCAACACTTACACCTACACCAAAGCCTTGGCTGAGTATCTGGTGCAGCAGGAGGCCGGAGACATAAACGTAGCCATTGTCAGACCCTCCATAGTCGGAGCCAGCTGGAAAGAACCTTTTCCA GGTTGGATTGATAACTTCAATGGACCCAGTGGAATATTCATCGCT GCTGGTAAAGGGATCCTGCGTACGATGAGGGCGTCTAACGATGCTGTGGCCGATCTGGTGCCGGTGGACGTGGTCATCAACGCCACGCTGGCTGCAGCTTGGTTCTCCGGATCACAAAG gcCTAAAAACATCATGGTGTACAACTGCACAACTGGTGGGATCAACCCGTTTCACTGGGGGGAAGTCG AGTACCATGTAATATCCACTTTCAAGAGGAACCCCCTCGAGCAGGCCTTCCGTCGGCCCAATGTTAATCTCACATCCAATCACCTAATCAATCAGTACTGGATCGCCGTGAGCCACAAGGCTCCGGCGTTCCTCTATGATCTGTATCTCAGGCTGATTGGACGAGAGCCCAG GATGATGAAGACGATCACCCGCCTCCACAGGGCCATGATGGTGCTGGAGTATTTCACCAGTCACTCCTGGGTGTGGAACACCGACAACGTGGCCATGCTGTTGGCACAGATGAGCCCCGAGGATAAGAAG GTGTTTAATTTTGACGTGCGGCAGCTGCATTGGGCGGAGTACATGGAGAATTACTGCATGGGCACCAAGAAATACGTCCTGAACGAAGAGCTGTCGGGTCTTCCTGCTGCGCGCAAACATCTTAACAA GCTCAGGAACATCCGCTACACCTTCAACACCGTCCTGGTGGTGCTCATCTGGCGCGTGTTCATCGCCCGCTCCCAGATGGCCCGAAACATCTGGTACTTCGTGGTGAGCCTCTGCTTCAAATTCCTCTCCTACTTCAGAGCCTCCTCCACCATGAGATAG
- the far1 gene encoding fatty acyl-CoA reductase 1 isoform X1 has product MVNIPDYFAGKNVLITGATGFIGKVLLEKLLRSCPEVKTVFVMVRSKAGQCPKDRIADMINCKLFERLQDEQPDFAVKIVAVNSDLTLPELDLSKEDQSILAENVNVVFHCAATIRFNEPLKDAMQLNVLATQKMLALAHRMKQLEVFLHISTAYANCDQELIEEVVYSPPVDYRRLIDTLDWMDDELVSALTPKLIGERPNTYTYTKALAEYLVQQEAGDINVAIVRPSIVGASWKEPFPGWIDNFNGPSGIFIAAGKGILRTMRASNDAVADLVPVDVVINATLAAAWFSGSQRCNRPKNIMVYNCTTGGINPFHWGEVEYHVISTFKRNPLEQAFRRPNVNLTSNHLINQYWIAVSHKAPAFLYDLYLRLIGREPRMMKTITRLHRAMMVLEYFTSHSWVWNTDNVAMLLAQMSPEDKKVFNFDVRQLHWAEYMENYCMGTKKYVLNEELSGLPAARKHLNKLRNIRYTFNTVLVVLIWRVFIARSQMARNIWYFVVSLCFKFLSYFRASSTMR; this is encoded by the exons ATGGTGAACATCCCAGATTACTTTGCAGGGAAAAATGTGCTGATCACTGGAGCAACTGGCTTCATTGGCAAG GTGCTGCTGGAGAAGCTGCTGAGGTCATGCCCAGAGgtcaaaactgtgtttgtgatgGTCAGGTCAAAAGCTGGCCAGTGTCCCAAGGACCGCATCGCTGACATGATCAACTGCAAG TTGTTTGAAAGGTTACAAGACGAGCAGCCGGACTTTGCAGTGAAGATCGTTGCGGTGAACAGTGACCTCACGCTGCCGGAGCTGGATCTGAGTAAAGAGGATCAGAGCATCCTGGCTGAAAACGTCAACGTCGTCTTCCACTGTGCCGCCACCATCCGCTTTAATGAGCCGCTCAA AGATGCGATGCAGCTGAACGTCCTGGCCACACAGAAGATGCTGGCACTGGCCCACAGGATGAAGCAGCTGGAGGTCTTCCTCCACATCTCCACAGCGTACGCCAACTGTGACCAAGAACTCATCGAAGAAGTCGTCTACTCTCCACCCGTCGACTACCGGAGACTCATCGATACTCTGGA CTGGATGGACGATGAACTGGTTTCCGCGCTGACTCCCAAGCTGATTGGAGAACGTCCCAACACTTACACCTACACCAAAGCCTTGGCTGAGTATCTGGTGCAGCAGGAGGCCGGAGACATAAACGTAGCCATTGTCAGACCCTCCATAGTCGGAGCCAGCTGGAAAGAACCTTTTCCA GGTTGGATTGATAACTTCAATGGACCCAGTGGAATATTCATCGCT GCTGGTAAAGGGATCCTGCGTACGATGAGGGCGTCTAACGATGCTGTGGCCGATCTGGTGCCGGTGGACGTGGTCATCAACGCCACGCTGGCTGCAGCTTGGTTCTCCGGATCACAAAGGTGCAACAG gcCTAAAAACATCATGGTGTACAACTGCACAACTGGTGGGATCAACCCGTTTCACTGGGGGGAAGTCG AGTACCATGTAATATCCACTTTCAAGAGGAACCCCCTCGAGCAGGCCTTCCGTCGGCCCAATGTTAATCTCACATCCAATCACCTAATCAATCAGTACTGGATCGCCGTGAGCCACAAGGCTCCGGCGTTCCTCTATGATCTGTATCTCAGGCTGATTGGACGAGAGCCCAG GATGATGAAGACGATCACCCGCCTCCACAGGGCCATGATGGTGCTGGAGTATTTCACCAGTCACTCCTGGGTGTGGAACACCGACAACGTGGCCATGCTGTTGGCACAGATGAGCCCCGAGGATAAGAAG GTGTTTAATTTTGACGTGCGGCAGCTGCATTGGGCGGAGTACATGGAGAATTACTGCATGGGCACCAAGAAATACGTCCTGAACGAAGAGCTGTCGGGTCTTCCTGCTGCGCGCAAACATCTTAACAA GCTCAGGAACATCCGCTACACCTTCAACACCGTCCTGGTGGTGCTCATCTGGCGCGTGTTCATCGCCCGCTCCCAGATGGCCCGAAACATCTGGTACTTCGTGGTGAGCCTCTGCTTCAAATTCCTCTCCTACTTCAGAGCCTCCTCCACCATGAGATAG
- the far1 gene encoding fatty acyl-CoA reductase 1 isoform X4 — protein MVNIPDYFAGKNVLITGATGFIGKVLLEKLLRSCPEVKTVFVMVRSKAGQCPKDRIADMINCKLFERLQDEQPDFAVKIVAVNSDLTLPELDLSKEDQSILAENVNVVFHCAATIRFNEPLKDAMQLNVLATQKMLALAHRMKQLEVFLHISTAYANCDQELIEEVVYSPPVDYRRLIDTLDWMDDELVSALTPKLIGERPNTYTYTKALAEYLVQQEAGDINVAIVRPSIVGASWKEPFPGWIDNFNGPSGIFIAAGKGILRTMRASNDAVADLVPVDVVINATLAAAWFSGSQRPKNIMVYNCTTGGINPFHWGEVEYCINMTFKTNPLEQAFRRPNVNLRSNPFTNQYWTAVSHTLPALLYDGYLRLTGRKPRMMKTITRLHRAMMVLEYFTSHSWVWNTDNVAMLLAQMSPEDKKVFNFDVRQLHWAEYMENYCMGTKKYVLNEELSGLPAARKHLNKLRNIRYTFNTVLVVLIWRVFIARSQMARNIWYFVVSLCFKFLSYFRASSTMR, from the exons ATGGTGAACATCCCAGATTACTTTGCAGGGAAAAATGTGCTGATCACTGGAGCAACTGGCTTCATTGGCAAG GTGCTGCTGGAGAAGCTGCTGAGGTCATGCCCAGAGgtcaaaactgtgtttgtgatgGTCAGGTCAAAAGCTGGCCAGTGTCCCAAGGACCGCATCGCTGACATGATCAACTGCAAG TTGTTTGAAAGGTTACAAGACGAGCAGCCGGACTTTGCAGTGAAGATCGTTGCGGTGAACAGTGACCTCACGCTGCCGGAGCTGGATCTGAGTAAAGAGGATCAGAGCATCCTGGCTGAAAACGTCAACGTCGTCTTCCACTGTGCCGCCACCATCCGCTTTAATGAGCCGCTCAA AGATGCGATGCAGCTGAACGTCCTGGCCACACAGAAGATGCTGGCACTGGCCCACAGGATGAAGCAGCTGGAGGTCTTCCTCCACATCTCCACAGCGTACGCCAACTGTGACCAAGAACTCATCGAAGAAGTCGTCTACTCTCCACCCGTCGACTACCGGAGACTCATCGATACTCTGGA CTGGATGGACGATGAACTGGTTTCCGCGCTGACTCCCAAGCTGATTGGAGAACGTCCCAACACTTACACCTACACCAAAGCCTTGGCTGAGTATCTGGTGCAGCAGGAGGCCGGAGACATAAACGTAGCCATTGTCAGACCCTCCATAGTCGGAGCCAGCTGGAAAGAACCTTTTCCA GGTTGGATTGATAACTTCAATGGACCCAGTGGAATATTCATCGCT GCTGGTAAAGGGATCCTGCGTACGATGAGGGCGTCTAACGATGCTGTGGCCGATCTGGTGCCGGTGGACGTGGTCATCAACGCCACGCTGGCTGCAGCTTGGTTCTCCGGATCACAAAG gcCTAAAAACATCATGGTGTACAACTGCACAACTGGTGGGATCAACCCGTTTCACTGGGGGGAAGTCG AGTACTGTATAAACATGACCTTCAAGACCAATCCCTTAGAGCAGGCCTTCAGAAGGCCCAATGTCAATCTGCGCTCCAACCCCTTTACTAATCAGTACTGGACCGCTGTCAGCCACACGCTGCCAGCCCTGCTCTATGATGGCTATCTCAGGTTGACAGGCCGCAAGCCCCG GATGATGAAGACGATCACCCGCCTCCACAGGGCCATGATGGTGCTGGAGTATTTCACCAGTCACTCCTGGGTGTGGAACACCGACAACGTGGCCATGCTGTTGGCACAGATGAGCCCCGAGGATAAGAAG GTGTTTAATTTTGACGTGCGGCAGCTGCATTGGGCGGAGTACATGGAGAATTACTGCATGGGCACCAAGAAATACGTCCTGAACGAAGAGCTGTCGGGTCTTCCTGCTGCGCGCAAACATCTTAACAA GCTCAGGAACATCCGCTACACCTTCAACACCGTCCTGGTGGTGCTCATCTGGCGCGTGTTCATCGCCCGCTCCCAGATGGCCCGAAACATCTGGTACTTCGTGGTGAGCCTCTGCTTCAAATTCCTCTCCTACTTCAGAGCCTCCTCCACCATGAGATAG
- the far1 gene encoding fatty acyl-CoA reductase 1 isoform X2, with protein sequence MVNIPDYFAGKNVLITGATGFIGKVLLEKLLRSCPEVKTVFVMVRSKAGQCPKDRIADMINCKLFERLQDEQPDFAVKIVAVNSDLTLPELDLSKEDQSILAENVNVVFHCAATIRFNEPLKDAMQLNVLATQKMLALAHRMKQLEVFLHISTAYANCDQELIEEVVYSPPVDYRRLIDTLDWMDDELVSALTPKLIGERPNTYTYTKALAEYLVQQEAGDINVAIVRPSIVGASWKEPFPGWIDNFNGPSGIFIAAGKGILRTMRASNDAVADLVPVDVVINATLAAAWFSGSQRCNRPKNIMVYNCTTGGINPFHWGEVEYCINMTFKTNPLEQAFRRPNVNLRSNPFTNQYWTAVSHTLPALLYDGYLRLTGRKPRMMKTITRLHRAMMVLEYFTSHSWVWNTDNVAMLLAQMSPEDKKVFNFDVRQLHWAEYMENYCMGTKKYVLNEELSGLPAARKHLNKLRNIRYTFNTVLVVLIWRVFIARSQMARNIWYFVVSLCFKFLSYFRASSTMR encoded by the exons ATGGTGAACATCCCAGATTACTTTGCAGGGAAAAATGTGCTGATCACTGGAGCAACTGGCTTCATTGGCAAG GTGCTGCTGGAGAAGCTGCTGAGGTCATGCCCAGAGgtcaaaactgtgtttgtgatgGTCAGGTCAAAAGCTGGCCAGTGTCCCAAGGACCGCATCGCTGACATGATCAACTGCAAG TTGTTTGAAAGGTTACAAGACGAGCAGCCGGACTTTGCAGTGAAGATCGTTGCGGTGAACAGTGACCTCACGCTGCCGGAGCTGGATCTGAGTAAAGAGGATCAGAGCATCCTGGCTGAAAACGTCAACGTCGTCTTCCACTGTGCCGCCACCATCCGCTTTAATGAGCCGCTCAA AGATGCGATGCAGCTGAACGTCCTGGCCACACAGAAGATGCTGGCACTGGCCCACAGGATGAAGCAGCTGGAGGTCTTCCTCCACATCTCCACAGCGTACGCCAACTGTGACCAAGAACTCATCGAAGAAGTCGTCTACTCTCCACCCGTCGACTACCGGAGACTCATCGATACTCTGGA CTGGATGGACGATGAACTGGTTTCCGCGCTGACTCCCAAGCTGATTGGAGAACGTCCCAACACTTACACCTACACCAAAGCCTTGGCTGAGTATCTGGTGCAGCAGGAGGCCGGAGACATAAACGTAGCCATTGTCAGACCCTCCATAGTCGGAGCCAGCTGGAAAGAACCTTTTCCA GGTTGGATTGATAACTTCAATGGACCCAGTGGAATATTCATCGCT GCTGGTAAAGGGATCCTGCGTACGATGAGGGCGTCTAACGATGCTGTGGCCGATCTGGTGCCGGTGGACGTGGTCATCAACGCCACGCTGGCTGCAGCTTGGTTCTCCGGATCACAAAGGTGCAACAG gcCTAAAAACATCATGGTGTACAACTGCACAACTGGTGGGATCAACCCGTTTCACTGGGGGGAAGTCG AGTACTGTATAAACATGACCTTCAAGACCAATCCCTTAGAGCAGGCCTTCAGAAGGCCCAATGTCAATCTGCGCTCCAACCCCTTTACTAATCAGTACTGGACCGCTGTCAGCCACACGCTGCCAGCCCTGCTCTATGATGGCTATCTCAGGTTGACAGGCCGCAAGCCCCG GATGATGAAGACGATCACCCGCCTCCACAGGGCCATGATGGTGCTGGAGTATTTCACCAGTCACTCCTGGGTGTGGAACACCGACAACGTGGCCATGCTGTTGGCACAGATGAGCCCCGAGGATAAGAAG GTGTTTAATTTTGACGTGCGGCAGCTGCATTGGGCGGAGTACATGGAGAATTACTGCATGGGCACCAAGAAATACGTCCTGAACGAAGAGCTGTCGGGTCTTCCTGCTGCGCGCAAACATCTTAACAA GCTCAGGAACATCCGCTACACCTTCAACACCGTCCTGGTGGTGCTCATCTGGCGCGTGTTCATCGCCCGCTCCCAGATGGCCCGAAACATCTGGTACTTCGTGGTGAGCCTCTGCTTCAAATTCCTCTCCTACTTCAGAGCCTCCTCCACCATGAGATAG